The Dehalococcoidales bacterium genome window below encodes:
- a CDS encoding aldehyde ferredoxin oxidoreductase C-terminal domain-containing protein, with the protein IGTPYFTEELQIKRWPCPSCIMGCHRRITNPKYFPADTGGPEFETLGMIGSNLLIDDLGAIVRANEMANRYTIDTIDLGGVLGWAFECYEHGLITKEDTDGIALEWGSGDALIKMTEKIVRREGIGNLLADGLRACVEHIPGTQLYALESLGQTVGAHDPRAFWGQTITTIASTRGGCHLHGFGEAFDLGALLPEIGITEGTDRFDVAKKGYAGAIYQDIQQFWNSLTWCFFYFFSGVTLADQVNMLNAITGWDVTPAEAQKMGERIVCMQQVFNLNMGMVPEKENVLQERFTKPHKEGGAAGKVLPWQAILQEYWETKDWTKGVPSKAKLAELGLDKLEGKKALSAEVARDYKKD; encoded by the coding sequence ATAGGTACCCCGTACTTTACCGAGGAGCTCCAGATCAAGCGGTGGCCCTGCCCCTCCTGCATCATGGGATGTCACCGAAGGATTACCAACCCGAAGTACTTTCCTGCTGATACAGGCGGTCCGGAGTTTGAGACGCTGGGGATGATCGGCTCAAATCTTTTGATTGATGATCTGGGGGCGATAGTCAGGGCCAATGAGATGGCTAATCGCTATACGATAGACACCATTGATCTCGGCGGCGTGCTGGGCTGGGCTTTTGAGTGCTACGAGCACGGTTTGATAACCAAAGAAGATACCGACGGTATAGCACTGGAGTGGGGGAGCGGTGATGCTCTGATCAAGATGACGGAGAAGATAGTCAGGAGAGAAGGTATCGGCAACCTGCTCGCTGATGGACTAAGGGCCTGTGTCGAACACATACCGGGAACTCAACTCTACGCTCTGGAGTCCTTGGGACAGACCGTTGGGGCGCATGACCCGAGGGCTTTCTGGGGGCAGACTATAACTACCATTGCCTCGACGAGAGGTGGCTGTCATTTGCACGGTTTTGGTGAGGCGTTTGACCTGGGTGCTCTGCTCCCCGAGATAGGTATTACCGAAGGGACCGACAGGTTTGATGTTGCCAAGAAGGGCTATGCCGGTGCTATCTATCAGGATATCCAGCAATTCTGGAACAGCCTGACCTGGTGCTTCTTCTATTTCTTCTCCGGAGTGACATTAGCTGATCAGGTTAATATGCTTAATGCCATAACCGGATGGGATGTAACCCCTGCCGAGGCTCAGAAGATGGGTGAGCGTATCGTGTGTATGCAGCAGGTTTTTAACCTGAATATGGGCATGGTGCCGGAGAAGGAGAACGTATTGCAGGAGCGCTTTACCAAACCCCATAAAGAGGGTGGTGCTGCCGGCAAGGTATTGCCTTGGCAGGCGATTCTGCAAGAGTACTGGGAGACGAAAGACTGGACCAAAGGCGTCCCTAGTAAGGCAAAATTGGCTGAGCTGGGTCTTGATAAACTTGAGGGTAAAAAGGCGCTCAGTGCTGAGGTAGCTCGGGACTATAAGAAGGACTAG
- the hisC gene encoding histidinol-phosphate transaminase, which produces MSGDGGIERLIRPGLVAFGGYSARKSSENLVGELEVPLESVIKLDANENPYGCSPRVNRALASYREINTYADAGQQELSRLIEGYTRISAGHIVSGNGSCELIDLLFRLFVEPGDEVIVTAPAFIMYRFSAGICGGRLVEVPRDKGFGINVAAIKAAIGKRTRMIIIDNPNNPTGNLAAEKDILEIAATGLPLVVDEAYFEFAGETVAPLMGRYHNLMVLRTFSKWAGLAGLRIGYGLFPPIVADYLMKIKLPYNVNVAAIVAVRESLKDLDYLMDNVRAIIAERERLFNELKKFKFLEPFPSRANFILCSVLGAMAGELCDKLQRRGIQVRYFNTPVLKNYIRISVGKPEHTDILIRALQKIGEETNG; this is translated from the coding sequence ATGTCAGGTGATGGCGGGATAGAGAGACTTATACGCCCCGGTTTAGTTGCTTTTGGCGGCTATAGCGCCCGAAAGTCATCGGAGAATCTGGTGGGGGAGCTTGAGGTTCCGTTAGAGAGCGTTATCAAGCTGGATGCTAATGAAAACCCCTATGGCTGTTCGCCGCGAGTCAACCGGGCACTTGCCTCCTACCGTGAGATAAATACCTATGCCGATGCCGGACAGCAGGAACTGAGCAGATTGATTGAGGGTTATACCAGAATCAGCGCCGGGCACATCGTATCCGGTAATGGCAGCTGTGAGTTGATCGACCTTCTTTTCCGCCTCTTTGTTGAACCGGGGGATGAGGTGATAGTTACCGCCCCTGCCTTCATTATGTATCGTTTCAGTGCCGGAATCTGCGGCGGCAGACTGGTCGAAGTACCCAGGGACAAGGGCTTTGGTATCAATGTTGCGGCGATAAAGGCAGCAATAGGCAAAAGGACCAGAATGATAATTATCGATAATCCTAATAACCCTACCGGGAACCTGGCTGCCGAGAAGGATATCCTTGAGATAGCTGCTACCGGGCTGCCGTTAGTAGTGGATGAAGCCTATTTCGAGTTTGCCGGAGAAACCGTGGCGCCGCTGATGGGCAGATATCACAACCTGATGGTGCTGCGAACATTCAGTAAGTGGGCCGGGCTTGCCGGCCTCAGGATTGGTTACGGCCTTTTCCCTCCTATAGTTGCCGATTACCTGATGAAGATCAAGCTCCCTTATAATGTGAATGTGGCGGCAATCGTCGCTGTTCGTGAGTCGCTGAAGGACCTGGATTACTTGATGGATAACGTGAGGGCGATAATCGCCGAAAGGGAGAGGCTTTTTAATGAACTGAAAAAGTTTAAGTTCTTAGAGCCCTTTCCCTCGCGGGCTAACTTCATCCTTTGCTCGGTCCTGGGTGCCATGGCCGGTGAGCTCTGTGATAAACTTCAGAGGAGAGGCATCCAGGTTCGCTACTTCAATACGCCGGTACTAAAGAATTACATCCGTATCAGCGTGGGTAAACCGGAGCATACCGATATTCTGATCAGGGCACTCCAGAAAATAGGGGAGGAGACAAATGGCTAA
- the hisB gene encoding imidazoleglycerol-phosphate dehydratase HisB yields MANRNYVVKRDTKETDISLSLNIDGSGKWDMNSGIRMLDHLLAQLSQHGLFDIKLSATGVDQHHVVEDVAITLGKAFAQALGERRGIVRMADAAVPMDDALAEVVVDLSGRGYTVLDLPFSDNDMFGFPTDLVRHFLETFAVEARINLHARFLYGVNDHHKAEALFKALGRALDKATRIDERIRGKLPSTKEFLEG; encoded by the coding sequence ATGGCTAACCGAAATTATGTTGTAAAAAGGGATACCAAGGAGACCGACATCAGCCTGTCGCTTAATATTGATGGTAGCGGCAAATGGGATATGAATAGCGGCATCAGGATGCTGGATCATCTGCTGGCTCAGTTATCTCAGCACGGCTTATTTGACATAAAGCTTTCAGCGACCGGTGTTGATCAGCATCACGTAGTAGAGGACGTCGCTATTACCCTGGGTAAGGCTTTTGCTCAGGCACTGGGTGAGAGGCGGGGTATTGTCAGGATGGCCGATGCGGCCGTACCGATGGATGATGCCCTGGCAGAGGTGGTTGTAGACCTGAGTGGTCGGGGATATACGGTATTGGATTTGCCTTTTAGCGATAATGATATGTTCGGTTTTCCCACCGACCTGGTCCGTCACTTCCTGGAGACCTTTGCTGTTGAAGCCAGGATCAATCTCCACGCCAGGTTTCTCTACGGTGTTAACGATCACCATAAAGCGGAAGCCTTGTTCAAGGCCCTGGGTAGAGCCCTGGATAAGGCTACCAGAATCGATGAGCGAATCAGGGGTAAACTACCCAGTACCAAGGAATTCCTTGAAGGTTAA
- a CDS encoding phosphoribosylaminoimidazolesuccinocarboxamide synthase, which yields MSACPVLLKSELPLPTFSRGKVRDTYDLGNRLLIVTTDRISAFDVVLPCGIPDKGMVLNRLSAFWFRNTESIIANHLIEVVDDVRCLDKYLPATDRFAYPSYLEARSMIAKKVKVIPVECVVRGYISGSAWVEYQKQGTINGEPLPTGLKESQELPEPLFTPTTKAETGHDLPLSTYELKEMVGEKMARELKEKSMAIYNYARDYARDIIIADTKMEFGLDGDRLILVDELLTPDSSRFWDAGLYQVGQSQPSYDKQPVRDWLAGSGWNKEPPAPMLPPEVIEATTTRYRHAYERLTGKKLA from the coding sequence ATGAGCGCTTGCCCTGTTTTACTGAAAAGCGAACTGCCCCTGCCAACATTTTCCCGAGGCAAGGTACGTGATACCTATGACCTGGGCAACCGGCTGCTAATCGTAACCACCGACCGCATCTCCGCCTTCGATGTAGTACTACCCTGTGGCATCCCCGATAAAGGTATGGTGCTCAACAGACTCTCCGCCTTCTGGTTCCGGAATACAGAAAGTATAATAGCCAACCACCTGATAGAAGTAGTTGATGACGTAAGATGCCTGGACAAATACCTGCCGGCGACAGACCGTTTTGCTTATCCCTCTTACCTTGAGGCAAGGTCTATGATCGCTAAGAAAGTTAAGGTTATTCCGGTTGAATGCGTTGTTCGCGGCTACATCTCCGGATCGGCCTGGGTAGAGTATCAAAAACAGGGTACAATTAACGGCGAACCGCTACCGACAGGGCTGAAGGAAAGCCAGGAGCTACCCGAACCATTATTCACACCGACAACCAAGGCAGAGACAGGGCACGACCTGCCGCTCAGTACCTATGAGCTGAAAGAAATGGTAGGGGAAAAGATGGCCCGTGAGCTCAAGGAAAAAAGTATGGCCATCTATAACTACGCAAGGGATTACGCCAGAGACATTATTATCGCCGATACCAAGATGGAATTCGGGCTGGATGGCGACCGGCTGATTCTAGTTGACGAACTTTTAACCCCGGACTCGAGCCGGTTCTGGGATGCCGGGCTCTACCAGGTGGGGCAATCCCAACCAAGCTACGATAAACAGCCGGTACGGGACTGGCTCGCCGGGTCAGGGTGGAATAAAGAACCTCCGGCTCCCATGCTCCCGCCGGAGGTCATTGAAGCTACTACCACAAGATACCGGCATGCCTACGAAAGGTTGACCGGTAAGAAGCTGGCATAG
- the purB gene encoding adenylosuccinate lyase, whose amino-acid sequence MIERYSRPQMKSVWSDENKFNKWLEVEIAVCESWAELGVIPREAVPKIKLARVNLKRMEEILKETHHDVTAFLSSVATSLGKESRFIHLGLTSSDVIDTALSLQLIEATEILNQDIKELISVLAQQAIKHKYTAMIGRTHGIHAEPLSFGLKLALWVEEMKRHRQRLAAAKRAITVGKISGAVGTYATLLPELEEKTCARLGLSPAPVSNQIIQRDRHAQFTTTLAIIASSLEKFATEIRALQKTEVREVEEPFAAGQTGSSAMPHKRNPELCERICGLARLLRGYALTSMENIALWHERDISHSSTERIILPDACLVLDYCLSLFASVMRGLLVYPQKMKRNIELTKGLVFSQRVMLTLIDKGLSRQKAYELVQRNAMKTWEKNRDFLKLLKADADITAILAPEELEPLFNEQYYLRYIDDIFKKIGLTSAQWKEKATATEDKNMVPRSI is encoded by the coding sequence ATGATTGAACGATATTCCCGACCACAAATGAAGAGCGTCTGGTCAGACGAGAACAAATTCAACAAATGGCTTGAGGTAGAGATTGCCGTCTGCGAATCATGGGCGGAACTGGGTGTTATCCCCAGAGAGGCGGTACCCAAGATAAAGCTGGCCCGTGTTAATCTTAAACGTATGGAGGAAATTCTCAAAGAAACTCACCACGACGTTACCGCCTTTCTCAGCTCCGTAGCTACAAGCCTGGGTAAAGAATCACGCTTTATTCATCTCGGTCTTACCTCCTCGGATGTAATTGATACTGCCCTCAGCCTACAGCTTATCGAGGCGACAGAGATACTGAATCAGGATATCAAAGAACTGATTTCGGTACTGGCGCAACAGGCGATAAAGCATAAATACACGGCTATGATCGGCCGCACACACGGTATCCATGCCGAACCGCTCTCCTTCGGTCTGAAGCTGGCTCTTTGGGTCGAGGAAATGAAGCGCCACCGCCAGAGGCTTGCCGCCGCCAAGAGGGCTATCACCGTCGGCAAAATCTCGGGGGCAGTCGGCACCTACGCCACCCTGCTCCCTGAACTTGAAGAGAAGACCTGCGCCAGACTGGGGCTTTCACCGGCACCGGTATCGAATCAGATTATACAGCGCGACCGTCACGCTCAGTTCACCACTACCCTGGCAATAATCGCCAGTTCATTAGAGAAATTCGCCACCGAAATCAGGGCGTTACAAAAGACCGAAGTCAGGGAAGTAGAGGAACCCTTTGCAGCCGGTCAGACCGGGTCTTCAGCCATGCCACACAAGCGTAACCCCGAGCTCTGCGAGCGAATCTGCGGCCTAGCTCGACTGCTAAGGGGCTACGCCCTGACCTCAATGGAGAACATCGCATTATGGCACGAACGGGATATCAGCCACTCTTCAACAGAGCGTATCATTCTTCCCGACGCCTGCCTCGTCCTGGACTACTGTCTCAGTCTTTTTGCATCGGTAATGAGAGGACTACTGGTCTACCCCCAGAAGATGAAGAGAAATATCGAACTTACCAAGGGACTGGTCTTCTCGCAACGGGTAATGCTGACCCTTATCGACAAGGGGCTATCCCGTCAAAAAGCATACGAACTGGTACAGCGAAATGCTATGAAGACCTGGGAGAAGAACAGGGATTTTTTGAAGCTGCTTAAGGCCGATGCCGATATTACCGCTATCCTGGCTCCGGAAGAGCTTGAACCGCTTTTTAACGAGCAGTACTATTTGCGCTACATCGACGACATCTTCAAGAAAATCGGCCTGACCTCAGCACAGTGGAAAGAAAAAGCGACGGCAACGGAAGACAAGAACATGGTGCCGAGGTCAATATGA
- the purE gene encoding 5-(carboxyamino)imidazole ribonucleotide mutase codes for MPLVAVVMGSKSDTESMRSTLEALGKLGIDYELIVMSAHRNPEKVRSFGLDARGRGIEVIIAAAGGAAHLPGVIASWTTIPVIGVPLAGSELNGLDALYSIVQMPAGVPVACVAIGSAGAKNAAYLAAEILGLKHDEIRNSYEKYRSDLQGDNK; via the coding sequence ATGCCGTTAGTAGCTGTAGTTATGGGCAGTAAATCAGATACCGAATCGATGCGATCGACGCTGGAGGCACTCGGTAAACTGGGCATCGACTATGAGCTAATCGTAATGTCAGCCCACCGCAACCCGGAAAAGGTACGCAGTTTCGGATTGGATGCCCGGGGCAGGGGTATTGAGGTCATCATCGCCGCCGCCGGCGGCGCCGCCCACCTCCCCGGAGTCATCGCCAGCTGGACGACTATACCGGTCATCGGCGTACCGCTAGCTGGTAGTGAACTAAATGGGCTTGATGCCCTCTATTCCATAGTCCAGATGCCGGCTGGAGTACCGGTAGCCTGCGTGGCAATCGGTAGTGCCGGAGCTAAGAACGCGGCTTATCTGGCAGCCGAAATTCTGGGCCTGAAGCATGATGAGATAAGAAACTCCTACGAGAAATACAGGAGTGATTTACAGGGAGACAACAAATGA
- the purD gene encoding phosphoribosylamine--glycine ligase: MKVLVVGSGAREHTLVWKLAGSRKVKEIYAAPGNAGTAQIAHNLDIKPTDIEELAKAAQEKGVELAVVGPEASLASGIVDHFQSIGIPIFGPGKAAAEIESSKVFAKQLMEKYGIPCASGVSFSEYGRAKRYIEQQTPPVVVKADGLAAGKGVTVARSIQEAIDALYQIMEAKIFGAAGNRVVIEECLTGKEMSSFAFTDGSTVIPLVSACDYKPVFDGNRGPNTGGMGSYSPPYFTSPKLDQEVAETILRPSVKALAAEKRPYKGVLYGGLMITGDGPKVIEFNARFGDPETQVVLPLLKTDLLDIMLAIISGNLDQIDIEWSGNACVGVVMTSGGYPGSYRTEFPISGLDSLDKDIMVFHAGTRVGTTKGQVLSYGGRVLTVAATGKNITEAREKVYHNISRINFEGCHYRKDIALV; the protein is encoded by the coding sequence CTGAAGGTACTGGTTGTTGGTAGCGGGGCCAGGGAACATACCCTGGTCTGGAAGCTGGCCGGTAGTCGCAAGGTCAAGGAGATTTATGCCGCCCCGGGTAATGCCGGTACGGCCCAAATTGCCCATAACCTGGACATTAAGCCCACTGATATAGAGGAATTAGCTAAAGCGGCACAGGAAAAGGGAGTCGAGCTTGCCGTGGTCGGTCCGGAGGCTTCACTTGCCAGCGGCATCGTCGATCACTTCCAGAGCATCGGCATACCTATCTTCGGTCCCGGAAAAGCAGCCGCCGAAATAGAGTCGAGTAAGGTGTTTGCCAAGCAGCTAATGGAGAAGTATGGTATTCCCTGTGCCAGTGGGGTCAGCTTCTCCGAATACGGTAGAGCGAAAAGGTACATCGAGCAGCAGACACCCCCCGTTGTCGTCAAGGCGGACGGCCTGGCTGCCGGCAAGGGGGTAACCGTCGCCCGCTCAATCCAGGAAGCCATCGATGCTCTATACCAGATTATGGAAGCCAAAATCTTCGGTGCCGCCGGGAACAGGGTGGTTATTGAAGAATGCCTGACTGGAAAAGAGATGAGCTCTTTTGCCTTTACCGATGGCAGCACCGTAATCCCGCTTGTCTCGGCATGCGATTACAAACCGGTATTTGATGGGAACCGGGGCCCGAATACCGGCGGTATGGGTAGCTACAGCCCACCATACTTCACCAGCCCCAAGCTGGACCAAGAAGTAGCCGAGACCATCCTCAGGCCTTCGGTAAAAGCACTGGCCGCCGAGAAAAGGCCTTATAAGGGAGTTCTCTACGGAGGATTGATGATCACCGGGGACGGGCCAAAGGTGATAGAGTTCAATGCGCGCTTTGGCGATCCGGAGACACAGGTAGTTCTCCCCCTCTTAAAAACGGACCTGTTAGATATCATGCTGGCAATAATCAGTGGCAATCTTGACCAGATAGATATAGAATGGAGCGGGAATGCCTGTGTCGGCGTGGTAATGACATCAGGAGGTTATCCCGGAAGCTACCGGACGGAATTCCCGATCAGCGGACTGGATAGCCTGGACAAAGACATTATGGTATTTCACGCCGGTACCAGGGTAGGCACAACAAAAGGACAGGTATTGAGCTACGGGGGACGGGTGCTTACCGTAGCCGCTACCGGCAAGAATATCACTGAGGCCAGAGAAAAGGTCTATCACAACATATCACGAATTAACTTCGAGGGCTGTCATTACCGCAAAGACATCGCCCTGGTATGA
- the guaA gene encoding glutamine-hydrolyzing GMP synthase, which yields MGGEQPAAAKEAIPVTERETIVVIDFGSQYSLLIARRIRECQVYCELVSYDTPWEKIAPLNPKGFILSGGPASVYTPEAPLAPAYIYESNLPVLGICYGMQAITHQLGGKVTQGKRHEYGHAVLHVADVDSLLLADLPTPAPVWMSHGDQIEEMPPGFSTLAYTEGSPFAVMGNDKRIFGLQFHPEVAHTPNGKTILKNFAYRICGCQGNWTMGSFIRDSLDRIKEQVGGGKVINALSGGVDSSVVATLIHQAIGNQLTCIFVNNGLLRRQEAERTLKVFRRNLGMNTIHVDASERFLNRLQGIIDPEQKRKVIGEEFIKVFEEEAAKISKVDFLAQGTLYPDVIESASSGSKASAKIKTHHNVGGLPAKMTLNLVEPLRYLFKDEVRQVGLGLGLPEEMIWRQPFPGPGLAIRIIGEVTREKLEILRSADWIVMEEIKQAKLYRQLWQSFAVLTDVKSVGVMGDFRTYGYLVAVRAVTSDDAMTADWARLPYELLAKISNRIVNEVTGVNRVVYDITSKPPSTIEWE from the coding sequence ATGGGTGGTGAACAGCCGGCGGCGGCAAAAGAAGCTATTCCCGTCACCGAGCGCGAGACTATCGTTGTCATCGACTTCGGCTCTCAGTATAGCCTGCTCATCGCACGGCGGATACGAGAATGTCAGGTATATTGTGAACTGGTATCATATGACACCCCCTGGGAAAAGATAGCCCCGTTAAACCCAAAGGGATTCATCCTCTCCGGCGGACCGGCCAGCGTTTACACACCGGAGGCGCCTCTGGCGCCAGCCTATATCTACGAAAGCAACCTGCCGGTGCTGGGGATATGCTACGGAATGCAGGCGATCACCCACCAGCTAGGTGGCAAGGTCACCCAGGGGAAAAGGCACGAATACGGCCATGCCGTCCTTCATGTTGCCGATGTAGACTCGCTCCTGCTTGCTGATTTACCCACCCCCGCTCCGGTATGGATGAGCCACGGCGATCAGATTGAAGAAATGCCACCTGGATTCAGTACCCTGGCCTATACTGAAGGCTCGCCATTTGCCGTAATGGGTAATGATAAGAGAATATTTGGCCTCCAGTTTCACCCTGAGGTAGCTCATACACCAAATGGTAAGACCATCCTGAAGAATTTTGCCTACCGGATATGTGGCTGCCAGGGGAACTGGACTATGGGCAGCTTCATCAGGGACAGCCTGGACAGGATTAAAGAGCAGGTCGGCGGCGGTAAGGTCATCAATGCCCTTTCCGGAGGAGTTGATTCATCGGTAGTAGCTACCCTCATTCACCAGGCTATTGGAAACCAGCTTACCTGCATCTTTGTTAATAACGGACTGCTACGCCGCCAAGAGGCAGAAAGAACCCTAAAAGTCTTCCGCCGTAACCTGGGGATGAATACCATTCATGTTGATGCCAGTGAAAGATTCCTCAACCGTCTGCAGGGTATAATCGACCCCGAGCAGAAACGCAAGGTTATCGGGGAGGAATTCATCAAGGTCTTCGAGGAAGAAGCCGCTAAAATAAGCAAGGTCGATTTTCTGGCCCAGGGTACCCTTTACCCGGATGTCATCGAGAGCGCCTCTTCTGGAAGTAAAGCTTCAGCAAAAATAAAAACCCATCATAATGTCGGCGGACTACCCGCCAAGATGACGCTCAACCTGGTTGAACCCCTGCGCTACCTATTCAAGGATGAAGTACGGCAGGTAGGCCTGGGGCTGGGTCTCCCCGAGGAGATGATATGGCGACAGCCGTTCCCCGGTCCCGGTCTGGCCATCCGTATCATTGGTGAGGTAACCAGAGAGAAGCTGGAAATACTTCGTAGTGCCGACTGGATTGTAATGGAAGAGATCAAGCAGGCAAAACTATACCGCCAGCTATGGCAGAGTTTTGCCGTACTTACCGACGTCAAAAGTGTTGGGGTAATGGGGGACTTCAGAACCTATGGCTACCTGGTTGCCGTCCGTGCCGTAACCAGTGACGATGCGATGACTGCCGATTGGGCACGGCTGCCCTACGAACTGCTGGCCAAGATTTCTAACCGTATCGTCAACGAGGTAACCGGCGTAAACCGGGTCGTCTATGACATAACCTCCAAACCACCATCGACTATAGAGTGGGAGTAA
- a CDS encoding L-threonylcarbamoyladenylate synthase codes for MLTGLPASVANQVREGVAVLRGGGIVAFPTDTVYGLGVCPYLHRAVERVYAVKERPLEMALPLLLSSTLQISEVAESVPPIARLLVEKFMPGPLTLVLYKSVVVPGIVTAGGITVAVRVPAHPVPVALALGLGAPISGTSANLSGKPSALTADEVHAQFGNKIDLVIDGGRCPGGRESTIVDVTGEIPVVLRKGAIDFGELKKVCASIILGGRVD; via the coding sequence GTGTTAACCGGACTCCCTGCGAGTGTTGCAAACCAGGTCCGTGAGGGTGTGGCCGTCCTCAGGGGTGGGGGTATCGTTGCTTTCCCTACTGATACCGTCTATGGTCTGGGGGTCTGTCCTTATCTTCACCGGGCGGTGGAACGGGTCTATGCGGTAAAGGAACGGCCGTTGGAGATGGCACTGCCCCTGCTTTTGTCCAGTACGCTACAGATAAGCGAAGTTGCCGAATCGGTGCCGCCGATTGCCCGGTTGCTGGTGGAGAAGTTCATGCCCGGTCCTTTAACTCTGGTCTTATATAAGTCCGTGGTTGTTCCGGGCATTGTTACCGCCGGGGGTATTACCGTAGCTGTTCGTGTTCCAGCCCACCCTGTACCCGTTGCCCTTGCTCTGGGGTTGGGGGCGCCTATTTCGGGCACCAGCGCTAATCTGAGCGGTAAGCCGAGTGCTCTGACGGCTGATGAAGTGCATGCTCAATTCGGTAACAAAATCGATCTGGTTATTGATGGCGGCCGGTGTCCGGGTGGCCGGGAGTCTACCATAGTTGATGTCACCGGAGAGATACCGGTGGTTTTACGAAAGGGAGCGATAGATTTTGGCGAACTGAAGAAGGTGTGTGCTAGTATTATTTTAGGAGGGAGGGTCGATTAG
- the rpiB gene encoding ribose 5-phosphate isomerase B: MRIAIGCDHRGLDIKQFVISLVSDSGHSVEDFGCYTTDPVDYPDIARKVALAVAGGDCAQGILICNTGIGMSIAANKFKGIRAALCCSVFDACRARQHNDANILCLSAERDRESISEIVNTYLTSEFQGGRHLLRVNKIIAMEG, encoded by the coding sequence GTGCGTATTGCTATTGGGTGTGACCACAGGGGATTGGATATCAAGCAATTTGTGATCAGCCTGGTTAGTGACTCGGGGCACAGTGTCGAGGACTTTGGCTGTTATACTACCGATCCGGTGGACTATCCCGATATCGCCAGAAAGGTAGCTCTGGCGGTAGCCGGAGGTGATTGCGCTCAGGGTATCCTGATATGTAATACCGGTATCGGCATGAGCATCGCCGCTAATAAGTTTAAGGGTATAAGGGCGGCTCTATGTTGTAGCGTCTTTGATGCCTGCCGTGCTCGTCAGCATAACGATGCTAATATCCTTTGTCTGAGTGCCGAACGGGATAGAGAGTCAATATCCGAAATAGTTAATACCTATCTTACCAGTGAATTTCAAGGTGGCCGGCATCTGCTAAGGGTGAACAAGATAATAGCTATGGAGGGTTGA